A section of the Opitutaceae bacterium genome encodes:
- a CDS encoding GreA/GreB family elongation factor: MNTEAVNVLVAKNPSLKAAKAKLETMEPGAYVIHRSWGFGQIQRYDEGNQKLIIDFANKKAHPMDPAFCLTTMEVLPAKHLLVRKETDAGHIAELIANDPAQLIVESLQAYPNNATTAIDLELTLAQAVGEDKFKRWWSGAKKAIAKDPRIAIPVKKTECYVLREIPVSAEDEILESFSATRSARRRIHLAEELVSAAEKGESKTDLSSILAGVTESVKDSNQLDAASRLYGAAVRDDLARLAKVDPATLEPSQAELIANTRDLPAIAEKIPVHFQSRFLELVQETHPIESRDLVFALLKTSQGKFTTECINFLVEHGHTDELAAVLKRWQTEQNLRAPVLLWIVKNRHSKKFARLLHDMITPRLLNAIFFAIDYEALQSASARRIPLGDILSDDAELIGDLLSTADPETARDLANTLMLNQGFEELTKKSLLARFIKIFPSIQSLVASEAEGREEQLLVSRDSYERKREEYETIVSRKIPENSKAIAAAREHGDLKENSEYKMAKQDQQVLMAQKSLLERDLERARITDFKDANADQVSVGSIVDVKSQTTGHSTRYTILGAWDSDPENHVIAYKTPLGLALLSKRTGDHVKVKIGNSEDSYTITAIARYADKQPKK; encoded by the coding sequence ATGAACACAGAGGCAGTCAACGTGCTCGTCGCCAAGAATCCGTCACTAAAGGCGGCCAAAGCCAAACTGGAAACAATGGAACCAGGGGCCTATGTGATCCATCGGAGCTGGGGATTCGGCCAGATCCAGCGCTACGATGAGGGCAACCAGAAGCTGATCATCGATTTCGCCAACAAGAAGGCCCATCCGATGGATCCCGCCTTCTGCCTGACGACGATGGAGGTTCTTCCCGCGAAACACCTGCTTGTCCGCAAGGAAACCGATGCCGGTCATATCGCCGAACTGATCGCGAACGATCCGGCCCAGCTCATCGTCGAATCCCTGCAGGCCTATCCCAACAACGCGACCACAGCGATCGATCTCGAACTGACCCTGGCCCAGGCGGTCGGCGAGGACAAATTCAAGCGCTGGTGGTCCGGTGCAAAAAAGGCCATCGCCAAGGATCCGCGCATCGCGATTCCCGTTAAGAAGACGGAATGCTATGTCCTGCGCGAAATCCCCGTTTCCGCCGAGGACGAGATTCTTGAAAGCTTCAGCGCGACCCGCTCCGCCCGCCGGCGCATCCATCTCGCGGAGGAGCTCGTGAGCGCCGCTGAGAAGGGCGAGTCCAAGACCGACCTCTCCTCCATTCTTGCCGGTGTCACAGAGTCCGTGAAGGACTCCAACCAGCTCGACGCCGCCAGCCGTCTCTACGGCGCCGCGGTGCGCGACGACCTGGCCCGTCTGGCCAAGGTCGATCCCGCCACGCTCGAGCCTTCGCAGGCCGAATTGATCGCCAACACCCGCGACCTGCCGGCGATCGCGGAAAAGATCCCGGTTCACTTCCAGAGCCGTTTTCTCGAACTCGTTCAGGAAACGCATCCGATTGAGTCCCGCGACCTCGTTTTCGCCCTGCTGAAGACCTCCCAGGGAAAGTTCACGACGGAGTGCATCAATTTCCTCGTCGAGCACGGCCACACCGATGAGCTCGCCGCCGTCCTCAAGCGCTGGCAGACTGAGCAGAACCTGCGCGCGCCTGTCCTCCTCTGGATCGTCAAGAACCGCCACTCGAAGAAGTTTGCGCGGCTGCTCCATGACATGATCACGCCGCGCCTGCTGAACGCCATTTTCTTCGCGATCGACTACGAGGCGCTCCAGTCCGCCTCCGCGCGCCGCATTCCCCTCGGCGACATCCTCAGCGACGACGCCGAGTTGATCGGCGATCTTCTCTCCACCGCCGATCCCGAGACCGCCCGCGATCTCGCAAACACCCTGATGCTCAACCAGGGCTTCGAGGAGCTCACCAAGAAGTCGCTCCTCGCCCGCTTCATCAAGATCTTCCCGAGCATCCAGTCGCTCGTAGCCTCCGAGGCCGAGGGCCGCGAGGAGCAGCTGCTGGTCTCGCGCGACAGCTATGAGCGCAAGCGCGAGGAGTACGAGACGATCGTTTCCCGCAAGATCCCCGAGAACTCCAAGGCCATCGCCGCCGCCCGCGAGCACGGTGACTTGAAGGAAAATTCCGAGTACAAGATGGCCAAGCAGGACCAGCAGGTTCTCATGGCGCAGAAGTCCCTCCTCGAGCGCGACCTCGAGCGCGCGCGCATCACCGATTTCAAGGACGCCAATGCCGACCAGGTCAGCGTCGGCTCGATCGTTGACGTGAAGAGCCAGACCACGGGGCACTCCACCCGCTACACGATCCTGGGCGCCTGGGACAGCGATCCCGAGAATCACGTCATCGCCTACAAGACCCCGCTCGGGCTGGCGCTGCTTTCCAAGCGCACCGGCGACCACGTCAAGGTCAAGATCGGCAACTCCGAGGACAGCTATACGATCACCGCGATTGCGCGTTACGCGGACAAACAGCCGAAAAAATAG
- a CDS encoding RNA methyltransferase has translation MSDGFEAPLNAVQSSSFPSWATAARLLVRWMEHHERADGLLESLPRAASKADRRRVQHLLFGALRHLGRLDAQIARWVHRRPRARLRAVLLLAGFELIEGGGPGHAALVVHHAVEQAKRLASPAEARLVNAVVRRLAGSLPAQSSPPPGAPAEELAEYFSHPIWMVRRWLGAFDAGATHALLRHNQTPASLHARWRAAGEAVPSWLTPLEVADFHEVAPGHWNEIEHELSAGRLYIQDPSTRFPVDLLAPQPGETLLDLCAAPGGKSLQIADRLSAGRIVAWDLPGARIDRLKENLGRIRGVDASLIEGNLLESPEHVLAASHLPLQFPGVLIDVPCSNTGVMRHRVDVRWRLREGDFAQHARQQSSLLAAAAARVAPGGRLVYSTCSIDSEENERVVQAFIDERRGAWSLEAHSISRPWESGHDGAAAFRLRRSAG, from the coding sequence ATGTCGGATGGCTTCGAAGCTCCCCTCAACGCCGTACAATCATCGTCGTTTCCTTCCTGGGCCACCGCGGCCCGGCTGCTTGTGCGCTGGATGGAGCATCATGAACGTGCCGACGGTTTGCTCGAAAGCCTGCCGCGCGCGGCGTCGAAGGCGGATCGCCGCCGCGTGCAGCATCTGCTTTTCGGCGCATTGAGGCATCTCGGCCGGCTGGACGCCCAGATCGCGCGGTGGGTGCATCGCAGGCCGCGCGCGCGACTCCGGGCTGTGCTGCTGCTTGCGGGATTCGAGCTGATCGAAGGAGGCGGCCCGGGTCATGCGGCGCTTGTGGTGCATCATGCGGTGGAGCAGGCGAAGCGGCTGGCGAGTCCGGCCGAGGCGCGCCTTGTCAACGCGGTGGTGCGCAGGCTGGCGGGCTCGCTTCCCGCTCAATCGTCGCCGCCACCCGGTGCGCCGGCCGAGGAACTGGCCGAATATTTTTCGCATCCGATCTGGATGGTGAGGCGCTGGCTTGGTGCGTTCGACGCGGGCGCAACCCATGCGCTGCTTCGGCACAACCAGACACCCGCGTCGCTGCATGCGCGCTGGCGGGCCGCCGGCGAGGCTGTTCCTTCCTGGCTCACGCCGCTGGAGGTGGCTGATTTCCATGAGGTGGCGCCGGGTCACTGGAATGAGATCGAGCATGAACTTTCCGCGGGGCGCCTCTACATCCAGGATCCTTCCACCCGCTTCCCGGTGGACCTGCTTGCCCCGCAGCCGGGCGAAACGCTGCTCGACCTCTGCGCCGCGCCGGGAGGAAAATCCCTGCAGATTGCGGATCGCCTGTCCGCCGGCCGCATTGTCGCGTGGGATCTCCCGGGCGCGCGCATTGACCGGCTGAAGGAGAATCTGGGGCGCATTCGCGGTGTGGATGCCTCGTTGATCGAGGGAAACCTGCTGGAGTCGCCGGAGCACGTGCTCGCCGCGAGCCACCTGCCCTTGCAGTTTCCCGGCGTGCTGATCGACGTGCCGTGCTCGAACACGGGTGTGATGCGCCATCGCGTGGATGTGCGCTGGAGACTGCGCGAGGGCGACTTCGCCCAGCACGCCCGGCAGCAGTCATCCCTCCTTGCCGCAGCGGCGGCGCGCGTTGCTCCAGGCGGACGGCTGGTCTATTCAACCTGCAGCATCGACAGCGAAGAGAATGAGCGGGTCGTGCAGGCCTTCATCGATGAACGAAGGGGCGCGTGGTCGCTCGAGGCGCACAGCATTTCGAGGCCATGGGAGAGCGGTCACGACGGTGCGGCGGCGTTTCGACTGCGCCGCAGTGCGGGCTGA
- a CDS encoding aspartyl protease family protein, with product MTNVLIVEVNPGRNETWRFLVDTGSSVTVVSPEFAERFGIAAPAATLPQVNVRSASGENATLRAVSVKRIILGDAQFDRVPALVYDFSGLSAHFGEKIDGVLGFPIFRQTILTLDYPHNRILLSPTGGAATLRPGSRIDFDTVTKTPLIPITLDGQTLVALIDSGSDGGLHLNTVGLKTTFTYGPVPGGIITTLTGERPQSIGRLAGTLRLGVYELKRPIIDLTDELSSIGGAILRNFVVSFDQVRGDVSFFRESSAPFTPPPQRSTGMSFNRTPAYWKVAAVIPGSPAESAGVTAGDLVIRIDGVPVSEWSLQRFETCVADAGSMDFTFLNGVVETTLAVRVYPLVP from the coding sequence GTGACCAATGTCCTCATCGTCGAGGTCAACCCCGGCAGGAACGAAACCTGGCGTTTCCTCGTCGACACCGGATCATCCGTCACCGTCGTTTCGCCCGAGTTCGCCGAACGCTTCGGAATCGCCGCACCCGCCGCCACCCTGCCGCAGGTGAACGTGCGCTCCGCCTCCGGTGAGAACGCCACGCTCAGGGCCGTCAGTGTGAAACGCATCATCCTGGGCGACGCCCAGTTCGACCGCGTGCCCGCACTCGTGTACGACTTCAGCGGGCTTTCCGCCCACTTCGGTGAGAAGATCGACGGCGTACTCGGATTTCCAATCTTCCGGCAGACGATTCTCACGCTCGACTATCCGCACAACAGAATCCTGCTTTCACCAACCGGCGGCGCGGCAACACTGCGCCCGGGATCCCGGATCGATTTCGACACGGTCACGAAGACACCGCTGATTCCGATCACCCTCGACGGCCAGACCCTCGTGGCGCTGATCGATTCCGGCAGCGACGGCGGGCTGCACCTCAACACGGTCGGTCTCAAGACAACCTTCACCTACGGTCCCGTGCCGGGCGGCATCATCACGACCTTGACCGGCGAGCGTCCCCAGAGCATCGGGCGCCTGGCCGGCACGCTGCGGCTTGGAGTCTATGAGCTGAAGCGCCCCATCATCGACCTCACCGATGAGCTCTCCTCGATCGGCGGTGCAATTCTCAGGAATTTCGTCGTGTCCTTCGATCAGGTTCGCGGAGACGTTTCATTCTTTCGGGAATCATCGGCCCCCTTCACCCCGCCGCCCCAGCGGAGCACAGGCATGAGCTTCAACCGCACTCCCGCCTACTGGAAGGTGGCGGCCGTGATTCCGGGATCGCCCGCGGAGAGCGCGGGCGTCACAGCCGGCGACCTGGTGATCCGCATCGACGGCGTCCCTGTTTCCGAGTGGTCACTACAACGTTTCGAAACCTGCGTCGCCGACGCCGGGTCAATGGATTTCACATTTCTCAACGGCGTTGTGGAAACCACCCTCGCCGTCCGGGTCTATCCGCTGGTTCCGTAG
- a CDS encoding MFS transporter, protein MSTAVLSPRRPVSLGVIFLTLYIDLIGFSIAFPLAPDLLRYYLTVDGQSGLLAALLEGLNTVARALGNETHLPDVLFGGIISSLFSLLQFLFAPFWGALSDRHGRRPVLLFTVAGTTLSYALWVVSGSFWLFVLSRIVAGAFGGNLSVATAAVADVTTRQERSKAMGLVGAAFGLGLITGPLIGAFSVAVNLEKLHPSLSAWGINPFSFPALIATALGFINLVWIGRAFHESLPPESRGKQKQTRLRNPLRSLLGLPNPQVRRINLVAFIFSVAFVAMESSLTFLAAERFGYTARENGILMVFLGFCSIITQGMIVRRLLARTSETHVLKLGLVASLIGLLVMAFAPTAAWLYAGVALLAFGSGLVNPSSTGLISLYAAEDEQGKVLGLFRSLGSLSRAITPVAAGIVFWTAGARMLYIAGALLALTGWGASRALRPPVR, encoded by the coding sequence GTGTCAACAGCCGTCCTCTCTCCTCGCCGCCCGGTCTCCCTGGGGGTGATCTTCCTCACGCTGTACATCGACCTGATCGGATTCTCGATCGCGTTCCCGCTCGCGCCGGACCTGCTGCGCTACTACCTCACGGTCGACGGGCAGAGCGGCCTTCTCGCGGCGCTGCTCGAAGGACTGAACACGGTCGCGCGTGCTCTCGGCAACGAGACTCACCTGCCCGATGTGCTCTTCGGCGGCATCATCAGCTCGTTGTTCTCCCTGCTTCAGTTCCTCTTTGCGCCCTTCTGGGGAGCCCTGTCGGACCGGCACGGCCGCAGGCCGGTGCTGCTTTTCACCGTCGCAGGGACCACGCTGAGCTACGCACTCTGGGTGGTGAGCGGATCGTTCTGGTTGTTTGTCCTCTCGCGGATCGTCGCCGGAGCGTTCGGGGGAAATCTTTCCGTCGCGACCGCCGCCGTCGCCGATGTCACAACCCGCCAGGAACGCTCCAAGGCCATGGGCCTGGTCGGCGCCGCCTTCGGTCTTGGCCTGATAACCGGACCGCTCATCGGCGCGTTTTCGGTCGCGGTCAATCTGGAGAAACTGCACCCGTCCCTGTCCGCCTGGGGCATAAATCCTTTCTCCTTCCCCGCCCTGATCGCCACCGCACTCGGCTTCATCAATCTCGTTTGGATCGGCCGCGCCTTTCACGAATCGCTGCCACCCGAATCGCGCGGGAAACAGAAGCAGACGCGTCTGCGCAACCCGCTGCGATCCCTCCTGGGGCTGCCCAATCCACAGGTGCGGCGGATCAACCTCGTGGCCTTCATCTTTTCCGTGGCCTTCGTCGCCATGGAATCGTCGCTGACCTTCCTGGCCGCCGAACGCTTCGGCTATACGGCGCGCGAAAACGGAATACTGATGGTCTTCCTCGGCTTCTGCTCGATCATCACCCAGGGCATGATTGTGCGCAGGCTCCTCGCGCGCACATCCGAAACCCATGTGCTGAAACTGGGACTCGTCGCGTCGCTCATCGGACTCCTGGTCATGGCATTCGCGCCGACGGCCGCATGGCTGTATGCGGGCGTGGCGCTGCTCGCCTTCGGCAGCGGACTCGTCAACCCGTCGTCCACCGGGCTGATCTCGCTCTACGCCGCTGAGGATGAGCAGGGCAAGGTGCTCGGCCTTTTCAGATCGCTGGGCTCTCTCTCTCGCGCAATCACTCCGGTCGCCGCCGGCATCGTTTTCTGGACCGCGGGAGCGCGCATGCTCTACATCGCCGGCGCGCTGCTGGCCCTGACCGGCTGGGGCGCGAGCCGCGCGCTGCGTCCACCCGTGAGATAG
- a CDS encoding LacI family DNA-binding transcriptional regulator has translation MISLRQLAKLCGVSATTVSRGLRDDPRVHSETRAQIKALASAHSYRPNRLVEAVFTGRARMMAVVVSDLTIDPVSHRVAITADLLRARGYATLVFNTHDNPAVEEECLQMAVAMRVAGVIVSPVDYTANEMHYLALRRDKIPFVIASEFSPGVAVPHLYGDDEKVAAEAVLHLAHLGHRRIAHLAGPAPTLGRGGRYAGYCRGLAQSGLNVDSTLVRVTDWSMQSGAGAMRELLKLRPRPTAVFAATDQIAIGAIEEIRASGLQVPRDISIIGMGDSAQGRMLTPPLTTIENDRSVMARESVNLLFRMIAAKPGESLPRRLLNVTVPGRLIVRGSTARARKSH, from the coding sequence ATGATTTCGCTCCGTCAACTCGCAAAGCTCTGCGGAGTCTCCGCGACAACCGTCTCCCGCGGATTGCGCGACGATCCCAGGGTGCACTCTGAAACTCGCGCGCAGATCAAGGCTCTTGCATCGGCGCACAGCTACCGCCCAAACCGTCTTGTGGAGGCGGTGTTCACCGGTCGCGCCCGCATGATGGCTGTCGTGGTCAGCGACCTGACGATCGATCCGGTGTCACACCGGGTTGCAATCACCGCGGATCTGCTCCGCGCGCGCGGTTATGCTACCCTGGTTTTCAACACCCACGACAATCCCGCCGTCGAGGAGGAGTGCCTCCAGATGGCCGTCGCCATGCGCGTGGCCGGTGTAATTGTTTCACCCGTGGACTACACGGCGAACGAAATGCACTACCTGGCGCTTCGTCGGGACAAGATACCATTCGTGATCGCCTCGGAGTTCTCTCCCGGTGTTGCAGTGCCCCACCTCTACGGAGACGACGAGAAGGTGGCCGCGGAAGCGGTGCTCCACCTTGCGCACCTCGGCCACAGGCGCATAGCCCACCTCGCCGGGCCCGCGCCAACACTTGGCCGGGGAGGCAGGTACGCTGGATACTGCCGCGGCCTCGCGCAATCGGGCCTGAACGTCGATTCGACGCTGGTCCGCGTGACGGACTGGAGCATGCAGTCCGGTGCCGGCGCAATGAGGGAGCTTTTGAAGCTGCGTCCGCGCCCCACGGCGGTCTTTGCGGCGACGGACCAGATCGCCATAGGTGCGATCGAAGAGATTCGCGCCAGCGGCCTTCAGGTGCCAAGAGACATCTCCATCATCGGCATGGGGGACAGTGCCCAGGGACGCATGCTGACCCCGCCACTTACGACCATCGAAAACGACAGAAGCGTGATGGCCAGGGAAAGTGTCAATCTGCTGTTTAGGATGATTGCCGCGAAGCCTGGTGAGTCGCTTCCGCGACGCCTCCTGAATGTGACGGTCCCCGGACGGCTCATCGTGCGGGGCTCAACCGCACGCGCGAGGAAGTCGCACTGA